A region of Stigmatella erecta DNA encodes the following proteins:
- the atpF gene encoding F0F1 ATP synthase subunit B, which yields MLLPSVLAASSFVEVRPGLIFWTLVTFILVAVVLRWKAWGPILSLVEEREKQITSAIESAKRERAEAEKLLADQKTAIAEARREAAEMMRKNQADMEKYRDELMNKSRKEAEELKLQARREIEDQKTKAIAEVRTLAVDLAMEVAGKLLSERMDDPKQRALAEQFVKGLPTPGTAPASRRAS from the coding sequence ATGCTCCTGCCTTCCGTCCTCGCCGCCAGCAGCTTCGTGGAGGTCCGCCCGGGCCTCATCTTCTGGACCCTCGTCACCTTCATCCTCGTGGCCGTGGTGCTGCGCTGGAAGGCGTGGGGACCCATCCTGTCGCTGGTGGAAGAGCGCGAGAAGCAGATCACCAGCGCCATCGAGAGCGCCAAGCGCGAGCGCGCCGAGGCGGAGAAGCTCCTGGCCGACCAGAAGACCGCCATCGCCGAGGCCCGCCGCGAGGCCGCCGAGATGATGCGCAAGAACCAGGCGGACATGGAGAAGTACCGCGACGAGCTCATGAACAAGAGCCGCAAGGAGGCCGAGGAGCTGAAGCTCCAGGCCCGCCGCGAGATCGAAGACCAGAAGACCAAGGCCATCGCGGAAGTGCGCACCCTGGCGGTGGACCTGGCCATGGAAGTGGCCGGCAAGCTCCTGTCCGAGCGCATGGATGACCCCAAGCAGCGCGCCCTGGCCGAGCAGTTCGTCAAGGGTCTGCCCACCCCGGGCACCGCGCCGGCCAGCCGCCGCGCCTCGTAG
- a CDS encoding ATP synthase F0 subunit C codes for MTNLALAFLAAGIGAGLSIIGAGLGIGKLAAAAMDATGRQPAAGGDIRTTMIIAAALIEGATLFALVVCILLATKT; via the coding sequence ATGACCAACCTCGCTCTTGCCTTCCTGGCCGCTGGTATCGGCGCCGGCCTCTCCATCATCGGTGCCGGCCTGGGCATCGGTAAGCTCGCCGCCGCCGCCATGGACGCGACCGGCCGTCAGCCCGCCGCCGGTGGCGACATCCGCACCACGATGATCATCGCCGCGGCGCTCATCGAAGGCGCCACGCTGTTCGCGCTCGTGGTCTGCATCCTGCTGGCCACCAAGACCTAA
- the atpB gene encoding F0F1 ATP synthase subunit A produces the protein MRKAMVLFAGLIAGAAFAAGPSAEGGEHKEDVAGYILHHVSDSHEYEFEVPLSHEHKSIHLPEILIPFHEGACTKVMTDHGEVVPGLGAGCLDLSITKHTVMMWLAAVLLILFVLGFSNRDKSKLVPRGVGANMFEMLIVFVRDELAIKNIGKEEGPRYVPYLLTAFFFILFMNMLGLVPWMATATGNLAITCGLAICTFILTQVAGIRAAGLGGYLGHLTGGVAPWLWPIMIPVEILGLFTKPFALTMRLFANMLAGHIVLFFLLGLIFMLGHPAVALVSVPFAMGIYLLELFVAFVQAYVFTMLSALFIGMGVAMGHHHDAHGEPGHGHKEGGPSHDHGRAHA, from the coding sequence ATGCGCAAGGCAATGGTTCTGTTCGCCGGACTGATCGCGGGCGCCGCGTTTGCCGCGGGGCCTTCCGCGGAGGGCGGCGAGCACAAGGAGGACGTGGCGGGCTACATCCTCCACCACGTGTCGGACTCGCACGAGTACGAGTTCGAGGTGCCCCTCAGCCACGAGCACAAGTCCATCCACCTGCCGGAGATCCTCATCCCCTTCCACGAGGGGGCGTGCACCAAGGTGATGACGGACCACGGCGAGGTGGTTCCGGGCCTGGGCGCAGGCTGCCTGGACCTGTCCATCACCAAGCACACGGTGATGATGTGGCTGGCCGCGGTGCTGCTCATCCTCTTCGTGCTGGGCTTCAGCAACCGGGACAAGAGCAAGCTGGTGCCGCGCGGGGTGGGCGCCAACATGTTCGAGATGCTCATCGTCTTCGTCCGGGACGAGCTGGCCATCAAGAACATCGGCAAGGAGGAGGGCCCCCGGTACGTGCCCTACCTGCTGACGGCCTTCTTCTTCATCCTCTTCATGAACATGCTGGGCCTGGTGCCCTGGATGGCCACGGCCACCGGCAACCTGGCCATCACCTGCGGCCTGGCCATCTGCACCTTCATCCTCACCCAGGTGGCGGGCATCCGTGCCGCGGGCCTGGGCGGCTACCTGGGGCACCTGACGGGCGGCGTGGCCCCGTGGCTGTGGCCCATCATGATTCCGGTGGAAATCCTGGGCCTGTTCACCAAGCCCTTCGCCCTCACGATGCGTCTGTTCGCCAACATGCTAGCGGGCCACATCGTCCTGTTCTTCCTGCTGGGCCTCATCTTCATGCTCGGCCACCCCGCGGTGGCGCTCGTCAGCGTGCCCTTCGCCATGGGCATCTACCTGCTGGAGCTGTTCGTGGCCTTCGTGCAGGCGTATGTCTTCACCATGCTCTCGGCGCTGTTCATCGGCATGGGCGTGGCCATGGGCCACCACCATGACGCGCACGGCGAGCCCGGCCACGGCCACAAGGAAGGCGGCCCCAGCCACGACCACGGCCGGGCCCACGCCTAG